A genomic region of Zea mays cultivar B73 chromosome 6, Zm-B73-REFERENCE-NAM-5.0, whole genome shotgun sequence contains the following coding sequences:
- the LOC100383190 gene encoding uncharacterized protein isoform X1 translates to MASDFDETDEAFFDKLVNSDDDDDPPAAAAVGGLAALSLTDQPDAPPPRESEPRDQPAAAAAAAAAPTEDAEREPSPEVYPAAVLLHPPPDLAATVGADPAGDLLPEDGEPFSGAAAVPEDHQGLEPSLSSSLSAGTGDGSAPDRTVSGHTESNASSQLDSSTAAEGSGHQSAKSQLEYTDPRYLESLYPGWKYDDATQQWYQVDTLSAQSYAAQNTGAAVADHRSDGDLQQKFGGSYLQNTSHAGTGLEHRQTASQPETEAGNQPAVAPQKEGEAQCEPKPMHTEVGYGESNATSQFDSRATAEGYGDRSADAQVEYTDPRYLESLYPGWKYDEATHQWYQVDTLNTQTYAARDTGGAVADLASGGSVQQHQQFSGSYIQNTSHPEPALELTEPTSESKPQLEPAAAPPQTDAYPAVASHKEEQKEHGSVPVHTKPEAQEIPANAGDTATVTEGGSPGSEKGIHTAVKQVQWNDFGASTGGADLFGDLLPDGAEDDFFEGTVPVSQDVSSLVGATNVSAPDHSFSAGVYNTAMISAGHSFSDGVDKNANSHFGPSGSSAGYGDQSTNAQLGSTDPKYLESLYPGWKYDEATQQWYQVDTHSAQSYVADNTGAVVAVGSDNTQQHQQQFSASYLQNNLHAALETIAEESSTNAMSWVQGGTNTGPPEYPPNMLFYAEYPGWYFDTNTQQWQTLESYQQSVAHVATTAAASDGFAGTCHNVAHYTEDSYASSYNQQSQWQPDSFGNTMQADVLGGKSLLGSSYGSNQQAGNQIGQQANVDSLNHEPHVNTFMPSTGQSTGSEGNQASYKSFGSFTGNQSWYSGLEHSTSKELRYKGFEPSTGFQTSRKEFQPPKDHQAGHMADEPLTRYGYGSSNGVVNTQNFVPKEGMHKTQMHDDSTAHTYAASNYWGTQTSMGSAQQQLTGTNGPSQQFGFSPHEQRSSAGRPPHTVVSFGFGGKLVVLKETSSMAANFDSGNQGNSGRTVSVLNIPEIVADKIDHSSIANGGAFSYFHALCRHPIPGPLVGGSAASKDLNKWLDDMSGVYESSQTEFQGGDVQKVLISLLKILCQHYGKLRSSFGSDPSQEGIDGPEMAVTKLFSSCKSSANMKGYGAVVHCMRNLPSESQIQTTAQEVQSLLVSGRRKEALHQAQEGHLWGPALILALQLGDKFYADTVKKMAHCHFVSGSPLRTLCLLIAGQPADVFSFENPVNSGLSSPQQPVEAAPKGMLDDWQENLAIITANRTKGDDLVITRLGDCLWEEKNEVASAHSCYLVAELNIDSYSGSARMCLIGADHLRCPRTFTSPEAIQRTEVYEYAKVLGNSQYILLPFQPYKLIYAYMLAEVGKISDSLKYCQASLKVLKSSGRAPELEAWKQLFITLEDRIRTHQQGGYATNLAPGKIVGKLFTSLDKSLSRMMGTQSAPLPQLPQGAANERGVYSSPDTKVVNSQSVMSMAPLVSSASEQSMSEIGGNSVYGREVAHNRSISEPDFGKTPQQGAAVSSKAQSTSGSGSSRFGWLVQKTIGLVSKSHRQAKLGEQNKFYYDEKLKRWVEEGAEIPAEEPPLPPPPTKVPFQNSVPDPNSNAPPTGGGYSSNPPEPSSGMPPMPPTQNQFSARGRMGVRSRYVDTFNKGGGGGGANAFGVATSYSKPAAPSMSGAKFLVPTPVNVASEQMAELGAHSETARQDESSSSPAMETSFSSPPSLIQMQSSIPRYPSGDNIPRYPSGDNIPRYPSGDNIPRYPSMDNVSSPTGSINSSMSRSRASSWSGTYPEQLSSTAASRSPDGQMTQSPSMPGRRPPHSRSNSASSSAQLNGLGEDLHEVEL, encoded by the exons ATGGCCTCGGATTTCGACGAGACCGACGAAGCCTTCTTCGACAAGCTAGTCAactccgacgacgacgacgatcccccggccgccgccgccgtggggGGGCTCGCTGCGCTATCGCTGACCGATCAACCCGACGCGCCGCCGCCTCGCGAGTCCGAGCCTCGTGAccagcctgctgctgctgctgcggcggcAGCGGCACCGACGGAGGATGCGGAGCGTGAGCCCTCGCCGGAGGTGTATCCTGCGGCCGTGCTGCTGCATCCGCCCCCCGACCTCGCTGCCACCGTCGGGGCAGATCCGGCCGGGGACCTCCTGCCGGAAGACGGAGAACCCTTCTCCGGGGCCGCGGCTGTGCCAGAGGATCATCAGGGCCTGGAGCCGTCGCTGTCGTCGTCTCTCTCAGCAGGCACCGGCGATGGCAGCGCGCCGGATCGCACCGTCTCTGGCCACACGGAGAGCAATGCCAGTTCCCAGTTGGATTCCAGCACAGCTGCGGAGGGGTCTGGGCATCAGAGCGCCAAATCGCAGCTGGAGTACACGGATCCCAGGTATCTAGAGAGCCTCTACCCTGGCTGGAAGTACGATGACGCTACGCAGCAGTGGTATCAGGTAGATACTCTCAGCGCGCAGAGCTATGCTGCTCAGAATACTGGTGCTGCTGTGGCAGACCATAGGAGTGATGGTGACCTTCAGCAGAAGTTTGGTGGTTCTTACCTGCAAAACACTTCACACGCAGGGACTGGGCTTGAACACAGGCAGACGGCTTCTCAGCCTGAGACTGAGGCTGGCAATCAGCCTGCAGTGGCACCACAGAAAGAGGGGGAGGCACAGTGTGAACCCAAGCCGATGCATACAGAGGTGGGATATGGGGAGAGCAATGCCACTTCCCAGTTCGATTCCAGAGCTACTGCTGAGGGATACGGGGATCGGAGCGCTGATGCGCAGGTGGAGTACACTGATCCCAGATATCTAGAGAGCCTCTACCCTGGCTGGAAGTACGACGAGGCCACACATCAGTGGTATCAGGTAGATACCCTCAACACACAGACTTATGCTGCTCGTGATACTGGTGGTGCTGTGGCAGACCTTGCGAGTGGCGGTAGTGTTCAGCAGCACCAACAGTTTAGTGGTTCGTACATACAAAACACTTCACATCCAGAGCCTGCTCTTGAGCTTACAGAGCCGACTTCTGAGTCAAAGCCTCAGCTTGAGCCTGCGGCGGCCCCTCCTCAGACCGATGCTTATCCTGCGGTGGCATCACATAAAGAGGAGCAGAAAGAGCATGGATCTGTACCGGTGCATACTAAGCCTGAAGCTCAGGAGATTCCTGCCAATGCTGGTGATACTGCCACAGTGACAGAGGGTGGGTCCCCAGGGTCAGAGAAAGGCATCCATACCGCCGTCAAGCAAGTGCAGTGGAACGACTTTGGTGCCAGCACTGGTGGGGCGGATCTATTTGGTGACCTCCTGCCCGATGGAGCTGAAGATGACTTCTTTGAGGGCACCGTCCCTGTCAGCCAAGACGTCTCATCCTTGGTAGGTGCTACAAATGTTAGCGCACCAGATCACAGCTTCTCTGCAGGAGTGTATAACACTGCCATGATTAGTGCTGGACACAGCTTCTCTGACGGAGTTGATAAAAATGCTAACTCTCATTTCGGTCCCAGTGGAAGTAGTGCAGGGTACGGGGATCAAAGCACTAATGCACAGTTGGGCTCCACTGATCCCAAATACCTGGAGAGCCTCTACCCggggtggaagtatgatgaggcgACACAGCAGTGGTATCAGGTAGATACCCACAGTGCACAGAGTTACGTTGCTGATAATACTGGTGCTGTTGTAGCCGTTGGGAGTGACAATACACAGCAACATCAGCAGCAGTTTAGTGCATCGTACTTGCAAAACAATTTACATGCAGCACTTGAAACCATTGCGGAAGAGAGCAGCACCAATGCCATGAGCTGGGTCCAGGGTGGGACCAACACAGGACCCCCAGAATACCCACCGAACATGCTGTTCTACGCAGAATACCCAGGATGGTACTTTGACACCAACACTCAACAATGGCAAACACTTGAGTCATACCAgcaaagtgttgcacatgttgcAACTACTGCAGCAGCCTCAGATGGGTTCGCAGGGACATGCCATAATGTAGCTCATTACACTGAGGATTCTTATGCAAGTAGCTATAACCAGCAGAGCCAGTGGCAACCGGATTCGTTCGGTAATACCATGCAGGCTGATGTTTTGGGGGGCAAGAGCTTGCTAGGTAGTTCCTATGGTTCTAATCAGCAGGCTGGGAATCAGATTGGGCAACAGGCCAATGTGGACTCTTTAAATCACGAGCCTCATGTAAATACATTTATGCCTTCTACAGGTCAATCCACTGGTAGTGAGGGAAATCAGGCTAGCTATAAGAGTTTCGGATCTTTTACAGGGAATCAGAGTTGGTACAGTGGTTTGGAGCATTCTACAAGTAAGGAATTAAGGTACAAAGGATTTGAACCTTCAACAGGTTTCCAGACTAGTCGCAAGGAATTCCAGCCTCCTAAAGATCACCAGGCTGGTCACATGGCAGATGAACCTTTGACAAGATATGGGTATGGTAGTTCAAATGGGGTCGTCAATACACAAAATTTCGTACCAAAAGAGGGTATGCACAAGACACAAATGCATGATGACTCCACTGCGCATACTTATGCTGCAAGCAACTATTGGGGTACTCAGACCTCCATGGGCAGTGCTCAGCAGCAACTGACTGGTACAAATGGTCCATCCCAACAGTTTGGTTTCTCACCACATGAGCAGAGATCATCAGCTGGACGCCCACCACACACTGTGGTATCCTTTGGATTTGGGGGGAAGCTTGTAGTTCTTAAAGAAACCAGCTCTATGGCTGCAAACTTTGACAGCGGAAATCAG GGCAATTCTGGTCGAACGGTATCAGTTCTTAATATTCCAGAGATTGTTGCTGATAAAATTGATCATTCAAGCATCGCTAACGGTGGTGCATTTAGCTACTTCCATGCTTTGTGTCGCCATCCTATTCCTGGCCCTCTTGTTGGTGGAAGTGCTGCATCAAAGGATCTGAATAAATGGCTTGATGATATGAGTGGCGTATATGAATCTTCTCAGACAGAATTCCAGGGAGGGGATGTTCAGAAGGTGCTTATTTCGTTGTTGAAAATATTGTGCCAACACTATGGAAAGCTTCGTTCATCCTTTGGGTCTGACCCGTCACAAGAG GGTATAGATGGCCCAGAGATGGCAGTGACGAAACTTTTCTCATCTTGTAAGAGCAGTGCTAATATGAAAGGGTATGGAGCTGTTGTCCATTGCATGAGAAATCTTCCCTCAGAAAGCCAGATTCAG ACTACTGCCCAGGAGGTTCAAAGTCTCTTGGTTTCTGGTAGAAGGAAAGAGGCCCTTCACCAGGCACAAGAAGGTCACCTTTGGGGCCCTGCACTGATCCTTGCTTTACAACTTGGTGATAAG TTTTATGCGGATACTGTGAAGAAAATGGCCCACTGCCATTTTGTTTCTGGATCACCCTTGAGGACACTGTGCCTTCTTATTGCTGGACAACCTGCAGATGTTTTCAGTTTTGAGAATCCTGTTAACAGTGGTTTGTCTTCTCCCCAACAGCCTGTAGAG GCTGCTCCTAAAGGTATGCTGGATGACTGGCAAGAGAATTTGGCTATTATAACAGCAAACAGGACAAAAGGTGATGACCTTGTAATTACCCGCCTTGGGGATTGCCTTTGGGAAGAGAAAAATGAG GTTGCATCTGCCCACTCGTGCTATTTAGTTGCTGAACTAAATATTGATTCGTACTCTGGAAGTGCAAGGATGTGCCTTATTGGTGCGGACCACTTGAGATGTCCGCGCACATTTACCAGCCCTGAAGCAATCCAG AGAACAGAGGTTTATGAGTATGCAAAGGTTCTTGGTAATTCTCAGTATATCCTCTTGCCATTTCAACCATACAAGCTGATATATGCATATATGCTTGCGGAGGTTGGGAAGATTTCTGATTCACTAAA GTACTGTCAAGCATCTCTGAAGGTGCTCAAGTCCTCTGGTCGTGCACCTGAACTAGAAGCATGGAAGCAACTGTTTATTACCCTGGAGGACCGGATACGTACCCATCAACAG GGCGGTTATGCAACAAATCTTGCCCCTGGAAAGATTGTTGGAAAGCTTTTCACATCACTTGATAAATCTTTGTCCCGAATGATGGGTACACAATCTGCACCGTTGCCTCAACTGCCGCAGGGTGCTGCAAATGAGAGAGGTGTTTATTCTTCTCCTGATACAAAAGTAGTAAATAGTCAGTCAGTGATGTCCATGGCACCATTAGTGTCATCTGCTTCAGAGCAGTCTATGAGTGAAATTGGAGGAAATAGTGTCTATGGCAGGGAAGTTGCACATAACAGAAGTATTTCTGAACCAGACTTCGGCAAAACCCCCCAACAG GGTGCTGCTGTATCAAGTAAGGCACAGAGCACATCAGGTTCAGGCAGTTCACGCTTTGGATGGTTGGTGCAGAAGACAATAGGGCTTGTTTCAAAATCTCACCGCCAG GCAAAGCTAGGGGAACAGAACAAGTTCTACTATGACGAGAAGCTGAAGCGGTGGGTTGAAGAAGGTGCTGAGATCCCTGCCGAGGAGCCCCCACTTCCCCCACCTCCAACAAAAGTGCCATTCCAGAACAGCGTTCCAGATCCCAACTCCAATGCTCCTCCCACTGGTGGAGGTTATTCCTCAAATCCTCCCGAGCCTAGTTCCGGGATGCCACCGATGCCACCCACCCAGAACCAGTTCTCAGCACGTGGAAGGATGGGTGTTAGATCAAG ATATGTGGATACTTTTAACAAGGGTGGCGGTGGTGGTGGCGCAAATGCCTTCGGAGTAGCAACATCTTATAGCAAACCAGCAGCtccttcaatgtccggtgcgaagTTCCTTGTGCCAACTCCAGTCAATGTTGCTTCAGAACAGATGGCTGAGCTAGGTGCCCACAGTGAAACCGCCCGACAGGATGAATCGTCGTCCTCACCAGCGATGGAAACATCATTTAGTTCGCCGCCATCACTGATACAGATGCAGTCAAGCATTCCGCGGTACCCAAGCGGTGACAACATTCCACGGTACCCGAGCGGTGACAACATTCCGCGGTACCCGAGCGGTGACAACATTCCGCGGTACCCAAGTATGGATAACGTCAGCTCCCCCACAGGCAGCATTAACAGCTCGATGTCAAGGTCAAGAGCGTCATCATGGAGCGGAACGTACCCAGAGCAGTTGAGCAGCACTGCCGCTTCCAGGTCACCTGATGGACAGATGACGCAGTCACCATCGATGCCTGGAAGAAGACCTCCGCACAGCCGTTCCAACAGCGCGTCTTCTTCCGCCCAGCTCAATGGTTTGGGTGAGGATCTTCACGAGGTGGAGCTCTGA
- the LOC100383190 gene encoding uncharacterized protein isoform X2 yields MASDFDETDEAFFDKLVNSDDDDDPPAAAAVGGLAALSLTDQPDAPPPRESEPRDQPAAAAAAAAAPTEDAEREPSPEVYPAAVLLHPPPDLAATVGADPAGDLLPEDGEPFSGAAAVPEDHQGLEPSLSSSLSAGTGDGSAPDRTVSGHTESNASSQLDSSTAAEGSGHQSAKSQLEYTDPRYLESLYPGWKYDEATHQWYQVDTLNTQTYAARDTGGAVADLASGGSVQQHQQFSGSYIQNTSHPEPALELTEPTSESKPQLEPAAAPPQTDAYPAVASHKEEQKEHGSVPVHTKPEAQEIPANAGDTATVTEGGSPGSEKGIHTAVKQVQWNDFGASTGGADLFGDLLPDGAEDDFFEGTVPVSQDVSSLVGATNVSAPDHSFSAGVYNTAMISAGHSFSDGVDKNANSHFGPSGSSAGYGDQSTNAQLGSTDPKYLESLYPGWKYDEATQQWYQVDTHSAQSYVADNTGAVVAVGSDNTQQHQQQFSASYLQNNLHAALETIAEESSTNAMSWVQGGTNTGPPEYPPNMLFYAEYPGWYFDTNTQQWQTLESYQQSVAHVATTAAASDGFAGTCHNVAHYTEDSYASSYNQQSQWQPDSFGNTMQADVLGGKSLLGSSYGSNQQAGNQIGQQANVDSLNHEPHVNTFMPSTGQSTGSEGNQASYKSFGSFTGNQSWYSGLEHSTSKELRYKGFEPSTGFQTSRKEFQPPKDHQAGHMADEPLTRYGYGSSNGVVNTQNFVPKEGMHKTQMHDDSTAHTYAASNYWGTQTSMGSAQQQLTGTNGPSQQFGFSPHEQRSSAGRPPHTVVSFGFGGKLVVLKETSSMAANFDSGNQGNSGRTVSVLNIPEIVADKIDHSSIANGGAFSYFHALCRHPIPGPLVGGSAASKDLNKWLDDMSGVYESSQTEFQGGDVQKVLISLLKILCQHYGKLRSSFGSDPSQEGIDGPEMAVTKLFSSCKSSANMKGYGAVVHCMRNLPSESQIQTTAQEVQSLLVSGRRKEALHQAQEGHLWGPALILALQLGDKFYADTVKKMAHCHFVSGSPLRTLCLLIAGQPADVFSFENPVNSGLSSPQQPVEAAPKGMLDDWQENLAIITANRTKGDDLVITRLGDCLWEEKNEVASAHSCYLVAELNIDSYSGSARMCLIGADHLRCPRTFTSPEAIQRTEVYEYAKVLGNSQYILLPFQPYKLIYAYMLAEVGKISDSLKYCQASLKVLKSSGRAPELEAWKQLFITLEDRIRTHQQGGYATNLAPGKIVGKLFTSLDKSLSRMMGTQSAPLPQLPQGAANERGVYSSPDTKVVNSQSVMSMAPLVSSASEQSMSEIGGNSVYGREVAHNRSISEPDFGKTPQQGAAVSSKAQSTSGSGSSRFGWLVQKTIGLVSKSHRQAKLGEQNKFYYDEKLKRWVEEGAEIPAEEPPLPPPPTKVPFQNSVPDPNSNAPPTGGGYSSNPPEPSSGMPPMPPTQNQFSARGRMGVRSRYVDTFNKGGGGGGANAFGVATSYSKPAAPSMSGAKFLVPTPVNVASEQMAELGAHSETARQDESSSSPAMETSFSSPPSLIQMQSSIPRYPSGDNIPRYPSGDNIPRYPSGDNIPRYPSMDNVSSPTGSINSSMSRSRASSWSGTYPEQLSSTAASRSPDGQMTQSPSMPGRRPPHSRSNSASSSAQLNGLGEDLHEVEL; encoded by the exons ATGGCCTCGGATTTCGACGAGACCGACGAAGCCTTCTTCGACAAGCTAGTCAactccgacgacgacgacgatcccccggccgccgccgccgtggggGGGCTCGCTGCGCTATCGCTGACCGATCAACCCGACGCGCCGCCGCCTCGCGAGTCCGAGCCTCGTGAccagcctgctgctgctgctgcggcggcAGCGGCACCGACGGAGGATGCGGAGCGTGAGCCCTCGCCGGAGGTGTATCCTGCGGCCGTGCTGCTGCATCCGCCCCCCGACCTCGCTGCCACCGTCGGGGCAGATCCGGCCGGGGACCTCCTGCCGGAAGACGGAGAACCCTTCTCCGGGGCCGCGGCTGTGCCAGAGGATCATCAGGGCCTGGAGCCGTCGCTGTCGTCGTCTCTCTCAGCAGGCACCGGCGATGGCAGCGCGCCGGATCGCACCGTCTCTGGCCACACGGAGAGCAATGCCAGTTCCCAGTTGGATTCCAGCACAGCTGCGGAGGGGTCTGGGCATCAGAGCGCCAAATCGCAGCTGGAGTACACGGATCCCAG ATATCTAGAGAGCCTCTACCCTGGCTGGAAGTACGACGAGGCCACACATCAGTGGTATCAGGTAGATACCCTCAACACACAGACTTATGCTGCTCGTGATACTGGTGGTGCTGTGGCAGACCTTGCGAGTGGCGGTAGTGTTCAGCAGCACCAACAGTTTAGTGGTTCGTACATACAAAACACTTCACATCCAGAGCCTGCTCTTGAGCTTACAGAGCCGACTTCTGAGTCAAAGCCTCAGCTTGAGCCTGCGGCGGCCCCTCCTCAGACCGATGCTTATCCTGCGGTGGCATCACATAAAGAGGAGCAGAAAGAGCATGGATCTGTACCGGTGCATACTAAGCCTGAAGCTCAGGAGATTCCTGCCAATGCTGGTGATACTGCCACAGTGACAGAGGGTGGGTCCCCAGGGTCAGAGAAAGGCATCCATACCGCCGTCAAGCAAGTGCAGTGGAACGACTTTGGTGCCAGCACTGGTGGGGCGGATCTATTTGGTGACCTCCTGCCCGATGGAGCTGAAGATGACTTCTTTGAGGGCACCGTCCCTGTCAGCCAAGACGTCTCATCCTTGGTAGGTGCTACAAATGTTAGCGCACCAGATCACAGCTTCTCTGCAGGAGTGTATAACACTGCCATGATTAGTGCTGGACACAGCTTCTCTGACGGAGTTGATAAAAATGCTAACTCTCATTTCGGTCCCAGTGGAAGTAGTGCAGGGTACGGGGATCAAAGCACTAATGCACAGTTGGGCTCCACTGATCCCAAATACCTGGAGAGCCTCTACCCggggtggaagtatgatgaggcgACACAGCAGTGGTATCAGGTAGATACCCACAGTGCACAGAGTTACGTTGCTGATAATACTGGTGCTGTTGTAGCCGTTGGGAGTGACAATACACAGCAACATCAGCAGCAGTTTAGTGCATCGTACTTGCAAAACAATTTACATGCAGCACTTGAAACCATTGCGGAAGAGAGCAGCACCAATGCCATGAGCTGGGTCCAGGGTGGGACCAACACAGGACCCCCAGAATACCCACCGAACATGCTGTTCTACGCAGAATACCCAGGATGGTACTTTGACACCAACACTCAACAATGGCAAACACTTGAGTCATACCAgcaaagtgttgcacatgttgcAACTACTGCAGCAGCCTCAGATGGGTTCGCAGGGACATGCCATAATGTAGCTCATTACACTGAGGATTCTTATGCAAGTAGCTATAACCAGCAGAGCCAGTGGCAACCGGATTCGTTCGGTAATACCATGCAGGCTGATGTTTTGGGGGGCAAGAGCTTGCTAGGTAGTTCCTATGGTTCTAATCAGCAGGCTGGGAATCAGATTGGGCAACAGGCCAATGTGGACTCTTTAAATCACGAGCCTCATGTAAATACATTTATGCCTTCTACAGGTCAATCCACTGGTAGTGAGGGAAATCAGGCTAGCTATAAGAGTTTCGGATCTTTTACAGGGAATCAGAGTTGGTACAGTGGTTTGGAGCATTCTACAAGTAAGGAATTAAGGTACAAAGGATTTGAACCTTCAACAGGTTTCCAGACTAGTCGCAAGGAATTCCAGCCTCCTAAAGATCACCAGGCTGGTCACATGGCAGATGAACCTTTGACAAGATATGGGTATGGTAGTTCAAATGGGGTCGTCAATACACAAAATTTCGTACCAAAAGAGGGTATGCACAAGACACAAATGCATGATGACTCCACTGCGCATACTTATGCTGCAAGCAACTATTGGGGTACTCAGACCTCCATGGGCAGTGCTCAGCAGCAACTGACTGGTACAAATGGTCCATCCCAACAGTTTGGTTTCTCACCACATGAGCAGAGATCATCAGCTGGACGCCCACCACACACTGTGGTATCCTTTGGATTTGGGGGGAAGCTTGTAGTTCTTAAAGAAACCAGCTCTATGGCTGCAAACTTTGACAGCGGAAATCAG GGCAATTCTGGTCGAACGGTATCAGTTCTTAATATTCCAGAGATTGTTGCTGATAAAATTGATCATTCAAGCATCGCTAACGGTGGTGCATTTAGCTACTTCCATGCTTTGTGTCGCCATCCTATTCCTGGCCCTCTTGTTGGTGGAAGTGCTGCATCAAAGGATCTGAATAAATGGCTTGATGATATGAGTGGCGTATATGAATCTTCTCAGACAGAATTCCAGGGAGGGGATGTTCAGAAGGTGCTTATTTCGTTGTTGAAAATATTGTGCCAACACTATGGAAAGCTTCGTTCATCCTTTGGGTCTGACCCGTCACAAGAG GGTATAGATGGCCCAGAGATGGCAGTGACGAAACTTTTCTCATCTTGTAAGAGCAGTGCTAATATGAAAGGGTATGGAGCTGTTGTCCATTGCATGAGAAATCTTCCCTCAGAAAGCCAGATTCAG ACTACTGCCCAGGAGGTTCAAAGTCTCTTGGTTTCTGGTAGAAGGAAAGAGGCCCTTCACCAGGCACAAGAAGGTCACCTTTGGGGCCCTGCACTGATCCTTGCTTTACAACTTGGTGATAAG TTTTATGCGGATACTGTGAAGAAAATGGCCCACTGCCATTTTGTTTCTGGATCACCCTTGAGGACACTGTGCCTTCTTATTGCTGGACAACCTGCAGATGTTTTCAGTTTTGAGAATCCTGTTAACAGTGGTTTGTCTTCTCCCCAACAGCCTGTAGAG GCTGCTCCTAAAGGTATGCTGGATGACTGGCAAGAGAATTTGGCTATTATAACAGCAAACAGGACAAAAGGTGATGACCTTGTAATTACCCGCCTTGGGGATTGCCTTTGGGAAGAGAAAAATGAG GTTGCATCTGCCCACTCGTGCTATTTAGTTGCTGAACTAAATATTGATTCGTACTCTGGAAGTGCAAGGATGTGCCTTATTGGTGCGGACCACTTGAGATGTCCGCGCACATTTACCAGCCCTGAAGCAATCCAG AGAACAGAGGTTTATGAGTATGCAAAGGTTCTTGGTAATTCTCAGTATATCCTCTTGCCATTTCAACCATACAAGCTGATATATGCATATATGCTTGCGGAGGTTGGGAAGATTTCTGATTCACTAAA GTACTGTCAAGCATCTCTGAAGGTGCTCAAGTCCTCTGGTCGTGCACCTGAACTAGAAGCATGGAAGCAACTGTTTATTACCCTGGAGGACCGGATACGTACCCATCAACAG GGCGGTTATGCAACAAATCTTGCCCCTGGAAAGATTGTTGGAAAGCTTTTCACATCACTTGATAAATCTTTGTCCCGAATGATGGGTACACAATCTGCACCGTTGCCTCAACTGCCGCAGGGTGCTGCAAATGAGAGAGGTGTTTATTCTTCTCCTGATACAAAAGTAGTAAATAGTCAGTCAGTGATGTCCATGGCACCATTAGTGTCATCTGCTTCAGAGCAGTCTATGAGTGAAATTGGAGGAAATAGTGTCTATGGCAGGGAAGTTGCACATAACAGAAGTATTTCTGAACCAGACTTCGGCAAAACCCCCCAACAG GGTGCTGCTGTATCAAGTAAGGCACAGAGCACATCAGGTTCAGGCAGTTCACGCTTTGGATGGTTGGTGCAGAAGACAATAGGGCTTGTTTCAAAATCTCACCGCCAG GCAAAGCTAGGGGAACAGAACAAGTTCTACTATGACGAGAAGCTGAAGCGGTGGGTTGAAGAAGGTGCTGAGATCCCTGCCGAGGAGCCCCCACTTCCCCCACCTCCAACAAAAGTGCCATTCCAGAACAGCGTTCCAGATCCCAACTCCAATGCTCCTCCCACTGGTGGAGGTTATTCCTCAAATCCTCCCGAGCCTAGTTCCGGGATGCCACCGATGCCACCCACCCAGAACCAGTTCTCAGCACGTGGAAGGATGGGTGTTAGATCAAG ATATGTGGATACTTTTAACAAGGGTGGCGGTGGTGGTGGCGCAAATGCCTTCGGAGTAGCAACATCTTATAGCAAACCAGCAGCtccttcaatgtccggtgcgaagTTCCTTGTGCCAACTCCAGTCAATGTTGCTTCAGAACAGATGGCTGAGCTAGGTGCCCACAGTGAAACCGCCCGACAGGATGAATCGTCGTCCTCACCAGCGATGGAAACATCATTTAGTTCGCCGCCATCACTGATACAGATGCAGTCAAGCATTCCGCGGTACCCAAGCGGTGACAACATTCCACGGTACCCGAGCGGTGACAACATTCCGCGGTACCCGAGCGGTGACAACATTCCGCGGTACCCAAGTATGGATAACGTCAGCTCCCCCACAGGCAGCATTAACAGCTCGATGTCAAGGTCAAGAGCGTCATCATGGAGCGGAACGTACCCAGAGCAGTTGAGCAGCACTGCCGCTTCCAGGTCACCTGATGGACAGATGACGCAGTCACCATCGATGCCTGGAAGAAGACCTCCGCACAGCCGTTCCAACAGCGCGTCTTCTTCCGCCCAGCTCAATGGTTTGGGTGAGGATCTTCACGAGGTGGAGCTCTGA